In the Advenella kashmirensis WT001 genome, one interval contains:
- a CDS encoding GntR family transcriptional regulator — MKKLTKYNEIALSLKDDIASGKYGIGSLLPTEFELSAMYSASRQTIRSAIAELARQGFVSRTKKLGTRVESALPQNMYLHRLDSINDLVQFSNENKKVVQAIEQIVLDKQLAATLGLEPGLHALKISTMRYGKAADKLPIGWTDIYVVLAGLDLALLADRVKAKPDVLVSAILEEEFNVTLKAVSQEIDSILLPAELEDVLQAPSPAPALKVIRRYIDDNDEVVEISMTLHPSGRFSLLLDAKREM, encoded by the coding sequence ATGAAAAAGCTGACTAAATACAATGAAATTGCGCTGAGCCTGAAAGACGACATTGCCTCCGGAAAATACGGCATTGGCAGTCTGTTGCCGACGGAATTCGAGTTATCCGCCATGTACAGCGCAAGCCGGCAAACTATCAGATCGGCCATTGCGGAACTGGCTCGCCAGGGATTTGTCAGTCGCACCAAAAAACTGGGCACACGCGTAGAATCTGCGCTGCCGCAAAACATGTACCTGCACCGGCTCGATTCCATCAACGATCTGGTGCAGTTTAGCAATGAGAATAAAAAAGTGGTGCAGGCAATAGAACAGATTGTGCTGGACAAACAGCTGGCCGCAACGCTGGGACTGGAGCCGGGGCTGCATGCATTGAAAATATCCACAATGCGCTATGGCAAGGCCGCAGACAAATTGCCGATTGGCTGGACCGATATTTATGTTGTGTTGGCTGGTCTTGACCTGGCATTACTGGCCGACAGGGTCAAAGCAAAGCCGGATGTGTTGGTCAGCGCGATACTGGAGGAAGAATTCAACGTGACGCTCAAGGCCGTTAGTCAGGAGATTGATTCGATCCTTTTGCCAGCAGAGCTGGAGGACGTGCTGCAAGCCCCCTCTCCTGCCCCGGCCCTGAAAGTGATCAGACGGTATATTGACGATAACGATGAAGTGGTGGAAATCAGCATGACTTTGCATCCTAGCGGCAGGTTTTCATTGCTGCTGGATGCAAAGCGGGAGATGTAG
- a CDS encoding LysR substrate-binding domain-containing protein, with translation MQKRLTPSITALQCFEAVARHMSFTRAAEEMHLTQSAVSKQIAQLESILKHPLFRRVRQRLQLTPAGLLYQSEVKEILTRIDMSSRYILSYGSETEVLTIGTQPTFGARWLIPRLNRFMKENPSIHIKVQSELKPFDLVQANIDIAFFYGRGTLPGAECKEMFEAGMVPVCHPDLMPQEGIGELACLADMILIQCASRPEAWHDWFFHQNFHTDSSYNGPRFDTFYMCMRAAQAGCGIAMVPRLLVDEELRDSKLIIPWHYEQPSDGSYFVAYSEHSAEVPKIKAFVAFVQSEVAAGL, from the coding sequence ATGCAAAAACGTTTGACGCCTTCCATCACCGCTTTACAGTGTTTTGAAGCGGTAGCGCGACATATGAGCTTTACGCGTGCCGCCGAAGAGATGCACTTGACGCAAAGCGCGGTCAGCAAGCAGATCGCGCAGCTCGAATCAATCCTGAAACACCCCCTGTTTCGCCGCGTCAGGCAGCGCTTACAGTTGACGCCTGCCGGACTGCTGTATCAGTCTGAAGTCAAGGAAATACTGACACGAATTGATATGTCCTCACGCTATATCCTCTCTTATGGCAGCGAAACCGAGGTTTTGACGATCGGTACGCAGCCGACGTTCGGCGCGCGCTGGCTCATACCACGCCTGAATCGGTTCATGAAGGAAAATCCGAGTATTCATATCAAGGTACAAAGCGAGCTCAAGCCATTTGATCTCGTGCAGGCCAATATTGATATCGCTTTTTTTTACGGACGGGGAACATTGCCCGGGGCGGAATGCAAGGAGATGTTCGAAGCGGGGATGGTGCCGGTGTGCCATCCTGATCTGATGCCGCAAGAAGGTATCGGCGAACTGGCCTGTCTGGCAGATATGATTCTGATTCAATGCGCGTCGCGTCCGGAGGCATGGCACGATTGGTTTTTTCATCAGAATTTTCATACAGACAGTAGTTATAACGGTCCCAGATTCGACACGTTCTATATGTGCATGAGAGCAGCACAGGCCGGTTGCGGCATTGCCATGGTACCGCGCTTGCTGGTTGATGAAGAATTGCGTGATAGCAAATTGATTATTCCCTGGCATTATGAACAGCCAAGTGATGGATCGTATTTTGTCGCCTATTCGGAACACTCTGCAGAAGTGCCGAAAATCAAAGCCTTTGTGGCATTTGTCCAATCAGAGGTCGCCGCTGGCCTGTAA
- a CDS encoding MerR family transcriptional regulator, with translation MESYLTIDEVARRTGLTAYTLRYYERIGLIASIARTTGGQRRYAASDMAWIEFLLRLRTTNMPIGKMQTFARLRGVGDSTVSDRRQMLEEHLTDVLSEIEALRQSAEALQAKIDYYRSLEHPSAPDSLSDEGHGNEERKPLRTRSRKAAGD, from the coding sequence ATGGAATCCTATCTGACCATCGATGAAGTCGCCAGGCGCACGGGCCTGACGGCCTACACCTTGCGCTATTACGAGCGCATCGGCCTGATTGCATCAATTGCCCGCACAACGGGCGGGCAACGGCGCTATGCGGCATCGGACATGGCCTGGATTGAATTTCTGCTACGGTTGCGGACGACGAATATGCCAATCGGCAAGATGCAGACGTTCGCAAGACTACGTGGCGTTGGGGACTCGACGGTATCGGATCGTCGCCAGATGCTGGAAGAACACTTGACAGACGTTCTTTCGGAAATCGAGGCGTTGCGCCAATCGGCAGAAGCTTTGCAGGCAAAAATCGACTATTACCGCTCACTTGAGCATCCCTCGGCGCCGGATTCACTCTCTGATGAAGGACATGGTAATGAAGAACGAAAGCCGCTACGAACGAGGTCTCGCAAAGCTGCGGGAGATTGA
- a CDS encoding MFS transporter, with translation MSKSQEQQTMPVIVYFLALAVFALTTSEFMVAGMMPSLAQALNVSVPEVGYLISYYAAGMVIGGPVLMLALLNVPRKRALLVLIGVYTIGQSVAAAATTYEIMVAGRILCGVAASACFGLALAICAQMVAPGKVARSAAIVISGLMFATVFGVPAATALEQAFGWRFVFWLVAAMTAASGILLAFTLPASRIEQRTSALAELVSLKNGRLWAAYGTSALIIGATFAAFSYFSPILLNVSGYDASTIPLLLMLYGAATVIGNFIVGRLADRHTMQVLFWGQIILTAALIAFAIFGQLQPVALGALILIGLTGVALNPAMVARVIKTANASPLVNTVHASVINIGLFAGSALGGLGISLDFGMRAPLWVGAALAVIGVLSVVPLVVKEKVGRKTVKVAGALQSECA, from the coding sequence ATGTCTAAGAGTCAAGAGCAACAAACCATGCCTGTGATTGTCTACTTCCTGGCGCTCGCTGTTTTTGCCCTGACCACCTCCGAGTTCATGGTGGCAGGCATGATGCCATCGCTTGCCCAGGCGCTGAATGTTTCGGTGCCCGAGGTGGGCTATCTGATTTCCTATTACGCGGCTGGCATGGTCATTGGCGGGCCTGTCTTGATGCTGGCCCTGCTGAACGTGCCGCGCAAGCGTGCATTGCTTGTACTTATCGGCGTCTATACGATTGGACAGTCGGTGGCCGCAGCGGCAACCACATATGAAATCATGGTCGCGGGACGCATATTGTGCGGCGTTGCTGCATCGGCCTGTTTCGGGCTGGCGCTGGCCATTTGCGCCCAAATGGTTGCGCCCGGCAAGGTGGCCCGCTCGGCCGCCATCGTGATCAGTGGCCTGATGTTTGCAACGGTGTTCGGCGTGCCTGCAGCCACTGCGCTGGAACAGGCGTTCGGCTGGCGCTTCGTATTCTGGCTGGTGGCCGCAATGACGGCAGCATCGGGTATCCTGCTTGCCTTTACGCTGCCGGCCTCGCGGATTGAACAGCGCACCAGTGCGTTGGCAGAATTGGTTTCACTGAAAAACGGCCGCTTGTGGGCCGCCTATGGCACCAGCGCCTTGATCATCGGCGCGACCTTTGCTGCATTCAGCTATTTTTCACCGATCCTGCTTAATGTGAGCGGCTACGACGCTTCAACCATTCCCTTGTTGCTCATGCTTTATGGCGCTGCAACGGTCATTGGTAATTTCATTGTGGGGCGGCTGGCCGACCGTCATACCATGCAGGTTTTGTTCTGGGGCCAGATTATCCTGACGGCGGCTTTGATTGCATTCGCAATTTTCGGACAATTGCAGCCTGTGGCCCTGGGCGCCTTGATATTGATCGGGCTGACCGGCGTTGCGCTGAACCCGGCCATGGTGGCACGCGTGATCAAGACGGCGAACGCAAGCCCACTTGTGAATACCGTACATGCGTCTGTGATTAATATCGGCTTGTTTGCGGGCTCCGCGCTGGGTGGCTTGGGCATCAGCCTGGACTTTGGCATGCGCGCGCCGCTGTGGGTAGGCGCGGCGCTGGCGGTGATTGGCGTGCTGAGTGTCGTGCCGTTAGTGGTGAAAGAAAAGGTTGGGCGGAAAACCGTGAAAGTGGCCGGCGCATTGCAGTCGGAGTGCGCATAG
- a CDS encoding SDR family NAD(P)-dependent oxidoreductase, with the protein MLQLTGKTALVTGGSRGIGAAIVRHLAREGANVAFTYSSSGEAAQKLVAEVDALKNTSGQASPAAGATLALQVDSLDPIAVQEAVSRAFDHFGKLDILVNNAGIFELKPTGEFTMDDYERQMGVNARAVFAAIQRAAQVMTEGGRIINIGSSLAERVPSPDMSLYAMSKAAVWGLTKGAARDLGPRGITVNIIQPGSTDTDMNPASGPHADGQRSLRAIASFNKPQEIAAMAVYLASDAARSITGASLLIDGGANV; encoded by the coding sequence ATGTTGCAGCTTACAGGAAAAACAGCGCTGGTGACCGGCGGCTCTCGTGGTATTGGCGCAGCCATTGTGCGTCATCTGGCAAGGGAGGGTGCCAATGTTGCCTTCACCTACTCAAGTTCGGGCGAGGCGGCGCAAAAATTGGTTGCCGAGGTTGATGCACTGAAAAACACATCGGGCCAGGCGTCGCCAGCCGCGGGCGCAACGCTGGCGTTGCAGGTGGACAGTCTGGATCCCATCGCAGTGCAAGAGGCCGTTTCCAGGGCCTTTGATCATTTTGGCAAGCTGGATATTCTGGTAAATAACGCGGGAATCTTTGAATTGAAGCCAACCGGCGAATTCACGATGGATGATTACGAGCGCCAGATGGGCGTGAATGCCCGTGCCGTCTTTGCTGCCATCCAGCGCGCTGCGCAAGTGATGACCGAGGGCGGACGCATTATCAATATCGGCAGCAGTCTGGCCGAACGGGTTCCCAGCCCGGATATGTCGCTATACGCCATGAGCAAGGCAGCGGTGTGGGGGCTGACCAAAGGCGCTGCGCGCGACCTGGGGCCGCGAGGTATCACAGTTAACATTATTCAGCCGGGTTCGACGGATACCGACATGAATCCGGCCAGCGGCCCGCATGCCGACGGGCAACGCAGCCTGCGCGCCATTGCCAGTTTCAACAAGCCGCAAGAGATTGCCGCCATGGCCGTGTATCTGGCCAGCGATGCGGCACGCTCCATTACCGGCGCCAGCTTGTTGATTGATGGCGGCGCAAATGTCTAA
- a CDS encoding NADPH-dependent oxidoreductase — protein sequence MQARYQQAAFIPDEVNATIETMFNHRSVRAYTDEALKPGALELLVAAAQSASTSSNLQTWSVVAVQDAERKDRLAKLAGNQEHIRRCPLFLVWVADLARLKSLGVKHGVAHEGLTYMEAFLVAAIDSALAAQNAAVAAESMGLGVVYIGGMRNHPEEVAKELGLPDYAFATFGMCIGYPDPLKPASVKPRLPQAAVLHKEQYDASALEAAAQSYNATMDEFYKAQGMKNSGPWDLHSLNRLRGPEALTGRHRLVEALNNLGFELR from the coding sequence GTGCAGGCTCGCTATCAACAGGCTGCATTCATTCCGGACGAGGTCAATGCAACCATCGAAACAATGTTCAACCATCGCTCGGTACGCGCCTATACTGATGAGGCGCTCAAGCCTGGCGCCCTGGAGCTGCTGGTTGCAGCTGCGCAGTCTGCCTCCACATCGTCCAATTTGCAGACCTGGAGCGTGGTCGCAGTTCAGGATGCAGAACGCAAGGACCGGTTGGCAAAACTGGCAGGTAATCAGGAACACATACGACGTTGCCCGTTGTTTCTTGTCTGGGTGGCTGACCTGGCGCGTCTGAAATCTCTGGGCGTAAAGCATGGCGTGGCGCACGAAGGACTGACCTATATGGAAGCGTTTCTTGTTGCCGCCATCGACTCGGCGCTGGCAGCGCAGAATGCAGCGGTTGCAGCCGAATCAATGGGGTTGGGCGTCGTGTATATCGGCGGGATGCGCAATCATCCGGAGGAAGTGGCCAAAGAGCTTGGTCTGCCCGACTATGCCTTTGCGACTTTCGGCATGTGCATTGGCTATCCGGATCCGCTAAAACCGGCTTCGGTCAAACCACGTCTTCCCCAGGCAGCGGTCCTGCACAAGGAACAGTACGATGCCTCTGCCCTGGAGGCGGCGGCGCAGAGTTATAACGCGACCATGGATGAGTTCTATAAGGCACAGGGCATGAAGAACAGCGGGCCGTGGGACCTGCACTCCCTGAACCGGCTTCGCGGACCCGAAGCGCTGACCGGGCGCCATCGACTGGTTGAGGCGCTTAATAATCTGGGGTTTGAGCTGAGATAA
- a CDS encoding Bug family tripartite tricarboxylate transporter substrate binding protein, with the protein MKTTHLLITSVAALICANPSFAQSYPERPVTWIVPFAAGGPTDGMARMVAAEVSKELKQPIVVENVGGAGGQIGAAKASNAKPDGYTFLVGHFGYMAAAPSLYKTMKYDPIKDFDAVFRFPDTPLVLLVGAGSKYKTVGEMIAFAKANPGKINFGNAGVGSSSHLVAELFAAKANIKIMQISYKGAGPALNDVMGGQVDAMFDQTNTALPQTKGDRIRALALTSSRTMPQFPNVPTISGTMPGLEASTWYGIYAPKGTPRAMIDTTYKAYQKVMQNKAFTDKMEQQGIFLLPEENYAPDAFQKFTQSEIGKWADVIKQAGIEPQ; encoded by the coding sequence ATGAAAACAACCCATCTATTAATCACAAGTGTGGCAGCATTGATTTGCGCCAATCCCTCTTTTGCCCAGTCCTATCCGGAGCGGCCAGTAACGTGGATTGTCCCCTTTGCCGCAGGCGGCCCGACCGATGGCATGGCGCGCATGGTTGCCGCTGAAGTATCAAAGGAACTGAAGCAGCCCATCGTGGTTGAGAACGTCGGTGGTGCCGGCGGGCAAATTGGTGCAGCGAAGGCCTCGAACGCCAAGCCGGACGGTTATACCTTTTTGGTAGGGCATTTCGGGTATATGGCGGCCGCCCCATCGCTGTACAAGACAATGAAGTATGATCCGATCAAGGATTTTGATGCGGTCTTTCGCTTTCCCGATACGCCGCTGGTGTTGCTGGTTGGCGCGGGTTCAAAATACAAGACGGTGGGCGAGATGATTGCGTTTGCCAAGGCAAACCCGGGCAAGATCAATTTTGGCAATGCCGGTGTAGGCTCCAGTTCTCACCTGGTGGCAGAATTGTTTGCTGCCAAGGCAAATATCAAAATCATGCAGATTTCGTACAAGGGAGCAGGGCCGGCGCTGAACGATGTAATGGGTGGGCAGGTGGACGCCATGTTCGATCAAACCAATACCGCCTTGCCTCAGACCAAAGGCGACAGGATCCGGGCACTGGCCCTCACATCATCGCGGACTATGCCGCAGTTTCCAAATGTGCCCACGATTTCAGGCACGATGCCGGGTCTTGAAGCGTCTACCTGGTATGGCATTTATGCACCAAAAGGCACCCCGCGCGCCATGATCGATACCACTTATAAGGCCTATCAGAAGGTCATGCAGAACAAGGCCTTCACCGACAAAATGGAACAACAGGGAATCTTCCTGTTGCCAGAGGAAAATTACGCGCCGGATGCTTTCCAGAAGTTCACCCAGTCGGAAATCGGCAAATGGGCAGACGTAATCAAGCAAGCCGGCATTGAGCCTCAGTGA
- a CDS encoding TetR/AcrR family transcriptional regulator, translating to MQLFQAHGYEGTSMADLTAAMGIPAPSLYNAFGNKEGLFKETVEYYVTHDGSATARALREQPTARKAIEIMLREALGPIANKTKTHGCLVVLGATNCAEEHREIDDFLKGLRQATTKPFTSVYARPRQKRKYLTP from the coding sequence ATGCAGCTGTTTCAGGCTCATGGCTACGAAGGCACCTCCATGGCCGACCTGACGGCGGCCATGGGTATTCCTGCGCCCAGTCTGTACAACGCTTTCGGAAACAAGGAAGGGTTATTCAAGGAAACGGTGGAGTACTATGTCACGCATGACGGCAGCGCGACCGCCCGTGCCCTGCGCGAACAGCCAACAGCACGCAAGGCCATTGAAATCATGCTGCGCGAAGCGCTGGGGCCAATTGCAAACAAGACTAAAACCCACGGCTGCCTGGTGGTGCTGGGCGCCACCAATTGCGCTGAGGAACACCGTGAGATTGATGATTTTCTGAAGGGACTGCGCCAGGCAACTACGAAGCCATTCACCAGCGTTTACGCAAGGCCCAGGCAGAAAAGGAAATACCTGACACCGTAG
- a CDS encoding SMP-30/gluconolactonase/LRE family protein codes for MAQANTTTPGQVATGQQVRQIHDGLSSPVGMAYDASGNLYIANWSEGTVVRFAPNGRRSIFAQALRGPSGLAISAAGDIYVASYSEDLVWRFTPEGAQSVFVRGLATPAGLSFDAQGRLLIANRRTNQILAAHPDGKIDIVPKHSKPRWRR; via the coding sequence TTGGCGCAGGCGAACACGACAACACCAGGCCAGGTTGCGACGGGACAGCAGGTCAGGCAGATCCATGATGGGCTGAGTTCACCTGTTGGAATGGCATATGACGCCAGCGGCAATCTGTATATAGCGAACTGGTCTGAAGGTACCGTTGTACGCTTTGCTCCAAACGGTCGCCGCAGCATTTTTGCGCAGGCACTGCGAGGTCCTTCGGGGCTGGCCATCTCCGCGGCTGGTGATATCTACGTTGCCTCTTATAGCGAGGATCTGGTCTGGCGCTTTACTCCTGAGGGAGCTCAAAGTGTTTTCGTACGCGGGCTGGCAACGCCGGCAGGATTATCCTTCGATGCACAAGGCCGATTGCTGATCGCCAACCGGCGAACCAACCAAATTCTGGCTGCCCATCCAGACGGCAAGATAGACATTGTGCCGAAGCACTCCAAACCCCGGTGGCGTCGTTGA
- a CDS encoding carboxymuconolactone decarboxylase family protein: MKNESRYERGLAKLREIDGKAGEHVLESLDGIAPDFARYLIEFPFGDIYSRPGLDLKSREIAVVAALTALGNAAPQLKVHIQAALNVGVTRTEIVETIMQMAVYAGFPAALNGLAAAKEVFAQQAEQ; this comes from the coding sequence ATGAAGAACGAAAGCCGCTACGAACGAGGTCTCGCAAAGCTGCGGGAGATTGATGGGAAGGCCGGTGAGCACGTCCTGGAAAGTCTCGACGGGATTGCCCCGGACTTTGCGCGATATCTGATCGAATTCCCCTTCGGGGATATTTATAGCCGGCCTGGTCTGGACCTCAAAAGCCGGGAGATTGCGGTCGTGGCCGCGCTTACCGCGCTGGGCAATGCAGCGCCTCAGCTCAAGGTGCATATCCAGGCCGCACTGAATGTGGGCGTGACAAGGACGGAAATTGTCGAAACCATTATGCAGATGGCAGTCTACGCCGGATTTCCTGCCGCGCTCAATGGACTGGCGGCCGCAAAAGAGGTGTTTGCACAGCAGGCTGAGCAATGA
- a CDS encoding citryl-CoA lyase — MAKRKQLRTDISWSTEDTITIKGLDLCRDIMGKVSLGDMAFLELTDRLPDERESRVFNALAVILVEHGMTPSAIVTRMTICGAPEAMQAAVAAGLNGLGSVFVGSMENAARLLQTALPDPAAEVDIAALARQIVEQERSSGRTIPGIGHHIHKPVDPRAPRLFDIAEENGFSGPYVALMKAVADEAGRQLGKSLPVNATGAIAAVASELQIPWDIVRGIGVMARAIGLVAHVLEELRDPMAREIKAMVEEQATAHHR; from the coding sequence ATGGCTAAACGCAAGCAACTTAGAACCGATATCAGCTGGAGCACCGAAGATACCATCACCATCAAGGGCCTGGACCTATGCCGGGACATTATGGGTAAGGTTTCGTTGGGCGATATGGCTTTTCTGGAATTGACCGATCGTCTGCCCGACGAACGGGAATCCCGGGTATTTAATGCGCTGGCTGTCATTCTAGTGGAGCATGGCATGACGCCTAGCGCAATCGTGACCCGCATGACTATTTGCGGTGCTCCGGAAGCCATGCAGGCCGCAGTGGCCGCGGGTCTGAACGGGCTTGGCAGTGTCTTTGTTGGCAGCATGGAGAATGCGGCGCGATTGCTGCAAACCGCGTTGCCGGATCCGGCGGCAGAGGTAGATATTGCTGCGCTTGCCAGGCAGATTGTTGAGCAGGAACGCAGCAGCGGCAGAACGATTCCCGGAATCGGTCATCACATTCACAAACCCGTGGACCCGCGTGCGCCACGCTTATTTGACATCGCCGAAGAAAATGGCTTTTCGGGGCCCTATGTCGCGTTAATGAAGGCGGTGGCAGATGAAGCCGGCAGGCAACTGGGCAAGAGCCTGCCCGTGAATGCGACAGGGGCGATTGCCGCTGTGGCCAGTGAGTTGCAGATCCCATGGGATATTGTTCGGGGAATAGGCGTGATGGCCCGCGCAATTGGGCTGGTGGCACATGTGCTGGAAGAGTTGCGTGATCCCATGGCGCGCGAAATCAAAGCGATGGTGGAAGAGCAGGCCACGGCACATCATCGCTGA
- a CDS encoding serine/threonine protein kinase: MSNIAGGISLVSGSRLARSINDDLESPGPGIVRAGADAAYVVDYGGTTVSRVDRQGRRTVIADGLSSPVGLALAPDGSLTVATWGANAAFRIVPQ, translated from the coding sequence GTGAGCAATATTGCGGGCGGCATTTCCCTGGTTTCGGGTAGTCGCCTTGCGCGCAGCATCAATGACGATCTGGAAAGTCCCGGCCCAGGTATCGTGAGGGCGGGGGCAGATGCGGCATACGTCGTGGACTATGGCGGTACCACAGTCAGCCGCGTGGATCGTCAGGGCCGGCGCACGGTGATAGCTGACGGGCTGAGCAGTCCCGTGGGCCTGGCACTTGCCCCGGACGGCAGTTTGACGGTAGCCACCTGGGGCGCGAACGCGGCTTTTCGCATCGTGCCGCAATAA